The following nucleotide sequence is from Psychroserpens sp. Hel_I_66.
AATTTTTTCTATAATAAGTTGTTTAGTAATCTTGCTTGGTACATCCTTAACGGGAACGTGGTCTGTAAGCAACCCAACCTTTAGGGAGTCTGTCACCATAAACATAAGACTTTTTCCTCCTAATTTTTCAGCTAAATAGTTGGTATGCCCAGGAAATTTGAAACGTTCTGATTGTATGTTATGTTTATGAATTGGTGCTGTTACCAAAACATCAATATTTCCATTTTTCAAGGCTTCAGCAGCAGCTTCTAAAGATTTTACTGAGTATTCTCCTATTTTAAGATCTTCTTCTCCAAAATTAATATTGACATGATCTTTCCAAACATTCAACACATTAATTTTACCATCAATAATTTGGTCTAGTTGATTTATTCCATGAAAATTAATAGCACTGCTAAAATGCTTTTTAAAAAAAGACATGGTTTTGATAGATGCAAAAATTACTGGAGTACAAAACTCCATCATTCTATTATCCTCGAAAGTTTTAATTATGATTTCCGATCCAATACCATTTAAATCTCCAATTGAAATACCAAGCTTTATTTTTTTGTCTTTTTCCATTAAGATGTTTTCTATTGTACGTAATTTTGTATTTGCAAATTTAACCAATTATTCGACACTATGTTTACAGGCATCATTGAAGATTTAGGGATTGTTACAAAACTTGATAGAGATCAGGGCAACCTTCATTTAACTATTAAGAGCGCTATAACCCAAGAATTAAAAATAGACCAAAGTGTTGCGCACAATGGAATTTGCCTAACTGTCGTTTCCATCAATAATGACACCTACACTGTTACTGCAATTAAGGAAACCATCGACAAAACAAATATTGGAGATTTAATGGTTGGAGACATTGTAAACCTAGAACGTGCCATGAAACTTGGTGATCGTTTAGATGGACACATTGTACAGGGACATGTCGATCAAATTGGATTTTGCCAAAGTGTTAAAGAAGAAAACGGAAGTTGGTCATATACTTTTGATTATGATGATACCTTCGGAAATGTAACTATTGAAAAAGGGTCTATAACTGTTAATGGCGTAAGTTTAACGGTGGTAAATTCAGAAAAAAACAAATTTAGTGTAGCAATTATTCCCTATACGTATGAGCACACAAATTTTAAGAGCCTTCAAAAAGGATCTAAAATAAATCTAGAATTTGATGTTTTAGGAAAATATATACAAAAGCTATATCAAAATAGACTATAAGTTTAAAATTAGTCTTTAGAATTTTGAATGGTTTTCTTTATTCCGAAGTAAGCACCAACAACCAAGGCAAAAGTAGTAAACCCATCAATAGGTAAACCTGGAGGAGGAGGAGGCATTGGAGGTGGCGGAGTACCATCTTGAGCCAAACACACAAAACTTATTAATACAAATAAGGTTGAGGTTAGGAATTTCTTGTTTTGTATTCTCATTGTGGCGTAAATGTATAAAAAAAAAGGTCTCAACAAAATATAATAACGAAAAAACATCCATAAAAGGCAAAAATATTCGACAAAATGCACGTATTTGCCCGATTTGCGTCAAATTTTTATTAAAATCAAATATATACTTTTTTAAGAAATATTGCGTAAAAACAATATAATTTCAATATTAAATCCTTGTTACGATGTTCATTAGGTTTGTTACACATACGATATAAATGTGATTAGGGTTTTATATATAAATATAAAATTAACGATGCATTTGGTCGAGAATATCGATAACTTTTGCTTTTTTCCTAACAGAAACAGGAACATTCTCTCCATTTTTGAGCATTAGGTAACCACCATCTGTTTTTATAAACGCACTAATACATTGTATATTTATAAGATGACTTTGGTGGATTCTCAAAAAACCATAAGGTTTAAGCATATCTGCAAAATATTTTAAGGTCTTGGTCACAAATACTTTTTTTCCATCATTTAAATGAAACATAGTGTTGTTACTATCAGACTCACAACGAATAATATCATCCAAATTCACTATAATTATTTTATCAAGCGTATGCAGTGAAATCTTATCTGGTTTTTTCTCTGGAGCAGCTAATGTTTCCTTTAAAATATTTAATCTTTCTTGGTTGGGTTGTAGTTGTTCTTTTGCTCTTTCAATTGCATCTTTTAGCTCTTCTTTTGCATATGGTTTTAGCACATAGTCAATCGCAGCAAACTTAAAAGCTTTTATAGCATACTCGTCACTTGCGGTTACAAAAATGATTTTCGACTTTAAATCAGGAAAAATCTCCAAGACATCAAATCCAGTGCCATCTCCCAACATGATGTCTAGAAATAGAATATCTGGCTGCACCTTCCGAAGTACTTTTGCTGCCTCTACCACACTTTGAGCTGTATTTATAATTTTTATGTCAGGATGATGGGATTCAATGTCGCTTCTTAAAAGCTCCATTGCATCTTTCATATCTTCTACTATAATTGCTGTCAACATAACTAATAATCTGTTTCTAATGGGATTTTAAATACAATGGTCGTGCCACCAATATTGCCATCTTTTAATTCTATTTCCTTTATTTCTAAGGCGTTTTTACCAGATATAGATTCCAAGCGTTCTTTTGTAACGGTTAATGCCATAGATTGATGATCTGTTTTGGGTTTTTGTTGTTGAGAGCTAAAGATACCAACACCATTATCACTAATAGTGACCTTTAGAATATCTTTAGTATTTTCAAACAATATATATAACTCTCCATTTCTTGGTCCTTTCAATATACCATGCCTAATAGCATTTTCAACAAAAGGCTGTATGAGCATTGGTGGGATTAATATTTCTTCGGGATCCAGATCTAATTTTAAATCAATATTATATTCAAATGGTTTTTCTGCCATTAATTTTTCTACTTCTATATAATGACGTAACGTTTTTATTTCTTGATCTAAATTTATGGCATCCTTTCTAGAATTAACCAACGTTTCTCGAAGTAAAGTTGCAAAACTATTTACCGTTTCATTCATTTTCTCTGGTTTTGTTGGAGCCATCGCTTTTATACCATTGAGTACATTAAAAATAAAATGCGGATTCATTTGCAAACGCAACGCCTTTTGTTCTAGGGTCAATAAATGGTTTTCTAGTTCTAGCCTCTTTTTCTCTTCGGAATTATTTCGTTTTAACCGTTTGATGTATTGATAAACTAAAAGAGCAAGCACTAAAACAGCCACAGCAATCAGTAACCCTTGAAACCATATTTTTTTGTGTAAAGGACTTTCTATAAAAAAAGAAAACCGAAGTGGTTCACTCTCTATCCATCTATGGTTTCTAGACTGTACAAAAAAATCATGACCGCCAAAATTAAGTTCTGGCAAATCCTGAGTATTTGCTTTAGACCAAGGGCTCCAGTTATTACTGTTTAATTTATAGCGATATTCTACACCATTGGGATGGTCTATGTCTACAGTTTTAAAGGTAAAACTCATTTGCCTTTGGTCTGGATTTAACTTTAAAATCTTATTAGAGTTTGTCCAAATTGAGAAATCTAAAGAATCTATACTTTTAAATTCTACCTTTACATCTTCTAGAAAAAGAGTGGGTTTTTCGGTTTCTTGATTTGTTTCTGTTGGTTGATATTCTGTCAAACCATAGAGTGCTCCAAACCATAAATGCCCGTTTTTATCTTTATCTACTGCATTTAAACAGGTTTCAATTCCCAAAAATCCGTCATTTCTTCCGAAGAAAAAAGCATCTTTAATCACATTTTCTTTATCAAGTTCTAGCTTATCAACGCCACGTTCTGTACCTACCCAAAGGTAATCTTGGTCATCAAAAATGAGCTGGTATATATTTTGAGAAGCACTGTTTTTTGCTCCTTTAAGTTTTTTAAACGAGCCGAAATTCTCGTCATTTGACCACCAAATCCCTTTACCTGCGGTGCCTAAATACAATGTGTTATTTTTAAAAATTATAGAATTGATGGCGACATTTTGATTTAATATGTTACCTAAATGCGTGATTTTACCATTTTTTAAATAGCCTAAATGTCCGTTTTGTGTCGCGTACCAAAAGCGGTTTTTGTTATCTCTAACCATCTGTTTAATGTACAAATCCTCAATACCTTGTGCAGTGCTGTAGGTATTATAAACCCTCAAACTATCGTTGGAAGGATTATATGCAAATTCTACAATTCCGCTAGAATAGGTAGCAGCCCAAATGGTATCGTTCTGCGCATGTACACTCCTGATCCAATCAAACGGAAAACCAGTTTCGGTACTTAAAACTTTAGTTTTTTCAACCTCTAAAGGTATTTTTGTGATCGTATTTTTTAAGGTATCTACTGCAACGGAGTCTACGATCGTTTTTCCCTTGAACAATAATCCTCTCCCATCTGATCCTGCCCAAATATTCCCATCATTATCTGAGGTTATGGTTTTTATTTTTACCTCGGAAAATGCTTCTGGAATTTCAATATCATTAACGCCAAAATCATCAATTCTAATTAAGCCAGCTTCAGAATTTGAAATCCATACTTTGCTGTTGACCGCATGCACTGCGTAAATACGATTTCCGTTAAGGCCAGTTTCAGTATTAAAATGTTTGAAACTGTTTTGAAAATATTTGTACAATCCACCTCCAGATGTGGCAATCCAAATATTACCTTGTTTGTCTTCAAAAATTTGTTTTACACCAGGTACCGAAAGACCATTTGAGGTATTGAGGGCAATAGATTCAAAAAGTGTTTTTGTGTCAATAACAGAAATCCCATCGTGTTGTGTAGCTATCCAGATTTGATCTTTTATTAGGGTTGAATTATTGATTCTTAGTGGTTCTCTAATTAAAATTTGATTGTCAAAATCTTTTGACTCAAATATAATAGTGCCATCGTTAAACGTTGACGCTACTATTTTTTCCTCAAAACCAACAATAGATTTAAAGTCTCCATTTTCTAGTTTCTCGGTATTTTTGGGTGGGTTTAAAAGTGATTTAATTTTCCAAAGTCCGTTTTGTGAGGCTAACCAAAAATGATCTTCAAAAAATAAAAGGTCATTGATTTGATTATTGTCCAATTCAATATGAACATTGATTTTAGTAACATTTAAATCTTCATTAACCAAGTAAACACCCTTATTTGTAAGTATATAAATTTGATTTTCATAACGATAAATTCTATTGATTTCTGGAGTTTGGGTATTTATAAAAGTGTTTTTAATTTTTACTGAAAGACCAAGTTTTGTACCTATAAACAAGGTGTCGTTTTGTGTTGAAATAGCATTTACATAATTAGAAACCAATCCACTATTTTCATTGAATACTTTGAAGTTTTCTCCATCAAATCTTGCCAAACCACCACCTTGAGTACCAATCCATACATACCCTTTTTTATCTTGGTCTATCGCATAAACCTGAGATTGTGGCAAACCGTCTTCAAGGGTCAAGGCTTGCAGTTGCTTGTTTTGGGCATTGATTGCGGGTTGATTTCCGAAGAAAATACCGAAGAAAAAAAGCAGCAGTTTATATGTTGATTTGGATTTCAAATTAGATTTTGTTTGCCATTGCAACTTACAATTTTGAACGCATTTATTGATACTTGTAGTATTGCTAATTTTATTAATACTGAAAAAAGCGCTGCACCACGACTTGGATACAGCGCTAAAAACATCACTAACAACAATTAACTAACTATTTGTTTTCAAATTCGCAGGATACTGCATAATTATATTGTTCCATTTGTACCTTTTCTAAGGCTACCAAAGTTGAGGTTTGCATTAATTTATCGTTCTTAAATACAATGTATGAGTTACTGGTAGTGACATCACAGCTCTCACTATCTGGATTAAAGAGTGTGATGACGTCTGTACCATAGGTATTG
It contains:
- the pdxA gene encoding 4-hydroxythreonine-4-phosphate dehydrogenase PdxA, giving the protein MEKDKKIKLGISIGDLNGIGSEIIIKTFEDNRMMEFCTPVIFASIKTMSFFKKHFSSAINFHGINQLDQIIDGKINVLNVWKDHVNINFGEEDLKIGEYSVKSLEAAAEALKNGNIDVLVTAPIHKHNIQSERFKFPGHTNYLAEKLGGKSLMFMVTDSLKVGLLTDHVPVKDVPSKITKQLIIEKIDTVYKSLIEDFRVRTPKIAVLGINPHAGDNGVIGEEDDNILRPTLQEIKEKGKMVYGPYSADSFFGSKNYKNFDAIIASYHDQGLIPFKTIAFGHGVNYTAGLSKVRTSPDHGTAFEIAGKGEADHGSFKEAVFKAIEIYNNREEYKEYSKNPLKKAPKRAEKSPR
- a CDS encoding riboflavin synthase; the protein is MFTGIIEDLGIVTKLDRDQGNLHLTIKSAITQELKIDQSVAHNGICLTVVSINNDTYTVTAIKETIDKTNIGDLMVGDIVNLERAMKLGDRLDGHIVQGHVDQIGFCQSVKEENGSWSYTFDYDDTFGNVTIEKGSITVNGVSLTVVNSEKNKFSVAIIPYTYEHTNFKSLQKGSKINLEFDVLGKYIQKLYQNRL
- a CDS encoding LytR/AlgR family response regulator transcription factor — its product is MLTAIIVEDMKDAMELLRSDIESHHPDIKIINTAQSVVEAAKVLRKVQPDILFLDIMLGDGTGFDVLEIFPDLKSKIIFVTASDEYAIKAFKFAAIDYVLKPYAKEELKDAIERAKEQLQPNQERLNILKETLAAPEKKPDKISLHTLDKIIIVNLDDIIRCESDSNNTMFHLNDGKKVFVTKTLKYFADMLKPYGFLRIHQSHLINIQCISAFIKTDGGYLMLKNGENVPVSVRKKAKVIDILDQMHR
- a CDS encoding two-component regulator propeller domain-containing protein — its product is MKSKSTYKLLLFFFGIFFGNQPAINAQNKQLQALTLEDGLPQSQVYAIDQDKKGYVWIGTQGGGLARFDGENFKVFNENSGLVSNYVNAISTQNDTLFIGTKLGLSVKIKNTFINTQTPEINRIYRYENQIYILTNKGVYLVNEDLNVTKINVHIELDNNQINDLLFFEDHFWLASQNGLWKIKSLLNPPKNTEKLENGDFKSIVGFEEKIVASTFNDGTIIFESKDFDNQILIREPLRINNSTLIKDQIWIATQHDGISVIDTKTLFESIALNTSNGLSVPGVKQIFEDKQGNIWIATSGGGLYKYFQNSFKHFNTETGLNGNRIYAVHAVNSKVWISNSEAGLIRIDDFGVNDIEIPEAFSEVKIKTITSDNDGNIWAGSDGRGLLFKGKTIVDSVAVDTLKNTITKIPLEVEKTKVLSTETGFPFDWIRSVHAQNDTIWAATYSSGIVEFAYNPSNDSLRVYNTYSTAQGIEDLYIKQMVRDNKNRFWYATQNGHLGYLKNGKITHLGNILNQNVAINSIIFKNNTLYLGTAGKGIWWSNDENFGSFKKLKGAKNSASQNIYQLIFDDQDYLWVGTERGVDKLELDKENVIKDAFFFGRNDGFLGIETCLNAVDKDKNGHLWFGALYGLTEYQPTETNQETEKPTLFLEDVKVEFKSIDSLDFSIWTNSNKILKLNPDQRQMSFTFKTVDIDHPNGVEYRYKLNSNNWSPWSKANTQDLPELNFGGHDFFVQSRNHRWIESEPLRFSFFIESPLHKKIWFQGLLIAVAVLVLALLVYQYIKRLKRNNSEEKKRLELENHLLTLEQKALRLQMNPHFIFNVLNGIKAMAPTKPEKMNETVNSFATLLRETLVNSRKDAINLDQEIKTLRHYIEVEKLMAEKPFEYNIDLKLDLDPEEILIPPMLIQPFVENAIRHGILKGPRNGELYILFENTKDILKVTISDNGVGIFSSQQQKPKTDHQSMALTVTKERLESISGKNALEIKEIELKDGNIGGTTIVFKIPLETDY